In Natrinema versiforme, the following are encoded in one genomic region:
- a CDS encoding glycosyltransferase family 4 protein, producing the protein MSASTASSSRSRARDESASDAEGDTDESSVLVVSQLFPPESMAGAHRWEKLLRNTPETVESRVVCPQPSVPVGEFERRYRPWSTDRIGGVPVTRLFTYQPVDDRTNLERILNHVIFAVLATVYVLVHGRKYDCVVVQIGPHTTLVPGLAALATGRGLVVDVYDRWLENAVDFGFTDERSLAYRLLRWMERVAIERCDRLIALTPTMAAQYQAEYDIDKERIETVPFGVDDDLFDPSIATDEEPRIIYTGKLGEGQAFEPFLRGFRRAEIEHDLVVYGFGERRAELEALSSRLAIDDRVRINGPVPREEIPALVASSAISLVPLKTEHALDYARPTKFLETMAVGTPYVASAVAEIESVTEESGAGLAVENDPDAVATALRELAADPDRRRSMGERGVAFVDRQHRWDELGDRVGDLLADVAREREVAGSGLRARFGRLATAAGFRR; encoded by the coding sequence ATGTCAGCATCGACAGCATCCTCGAGTCGGAGCCGCGCCCGCGACGAGAGCGCTTCGGACGCCGAGGGCGATACCGACGAGTCGTCCGTCTTGGTCGTCTCGCAACTGTTCCCGCCGGAGTCGATGGCCGGCGCACACCGGTGGGAGAAGCTCCTCCGGAACACGCCCGAGACCGTCGAATCCCGCGTCGTCTGTCCCCAGCCGTCCGTCCCCGTCGGGGAGTTCGAGCGCCGCTACCGCCCGTGGTCGACCGATCGGATCGGCGGCGTTCCCGTCACGCGGCTGTTCACCTATCAGCCCGTCGACGACCGGACGAACCTCGAGCGGATCCTGAACCACGTTATCTTCGCGGTGCTCGCGACCGTCTACGTGCTCGTCCATGGCCGCAAGTACGACTGCGTGGTCGTCCAGATCGGCCCGCACACGACGCTCGTGCCCGGCCTCGCGGCGCTGGCGACCGGGCGCGGGCTCGTCGTCGATGTCTACGACCGCTGGCTCGAGAACGCGGTCGATTTCGGGTTCACCGACGAACGGTCGCTCGCCTACCGGCTGCTGCGGTGGATGGAGCGGGTCGCGATCGAGCGCTGCGACCGGCTCATCGCCCTCACGCCGACAATGGCAGCACAGTACCAAGCGGAGTACGATATCGACAAGGAGCGGATCGAGACGGTCCCGTTCGGCGTCGACGACGACCTGTTCGACCCATCGATCGCGACCGACGAGGAGCCGCGGATCATCTACACGGGGAAGTTAGGCGAGGGGCAGGCCTTCGAGCCGTTCCTGCGCGGGTTTCGACGCGCCGAGATCGAGCACGACCTCGTCGTCTACGGCTTCGGCGAACGCCGGGCGGAACTCGAGGCGCTCAGCTCGCGGTTGGCTATCGACGACCGCGTCCGGATCAACGGGCCGGTTCCTCGCGAGGAGATTCCGGCGCTGGTCGCGTCGTCGGCGATCAGTCTGGTGCCGCTGAAGACCGAGCACGCGCTCGATTACGCGCGCCCGACGAAGTTCCTCGAGACGATGGCCGTCGGAACGCCCTACGTCGCGAGCGCCGTCGCGGAGATCGAGTCCGTCACTGAGGAATCCGGTGCCGGGCTCGCCGTCGAGAATGATCCGGACGCCGTCGCGACGGCGCTGCGCGAACTCGCCGCCGACCCGGACCGCCGCCGCTCGATGGGCGAACGGGGCGTCGCGTTCGTCGACCGACAGCATCGGTGGGACGAACTCGGCGACCGGGTCGGCGACCTCCTCGCGGACGTCGCTCGCGAGCGCGAGGTCGCGGGGTCCGGGCTCCGCGCCCGGTTCGGTCGGCTCGCAACGGCGGCCGGCTTCCGTCGGTAA